DNA from Thermococcus sp.:
TGGTGCTCTCGCTTGGGCTGTTTGAAGTGCTTGATCAAGAAGAGATACTGGCGGTAGCGGCCCATGAGATTGGTCACATAAAGAACGGAGATACCAGAACATTTCCCCTCCTCGCCTATGGTAGGTACCTCATGCTTGTGTTCACCATCGTCCTTATGGTACTGGCGAGGAATACCACCCTCAGCGTGTCTGCTCTGGCACTTGTAGGACTTTATGAGATTGCATGGGCCAGATTCCACAAGGAGAGGGAATTCCTAGCTGACGAAGCTGCACTCAGGCTTCTTAAAACTCCAATGAGCCTCAAGCACGCACTTGAGGAGCTCAAGTACTACGAGGACCTCCGCACGGGTATGAGGTCAAATGCCGTGCCCAGCATCGAGCCGACGATAGAGAGAAGACAAAAGCAGAGACCGCTGATAATTGAAACGCACCCAAGCTACGACGAGCGCGTTCTCCGCATAATAATCGAGATAAACGGCAACCGTATGATTAAGAACCACATCCAGTGATGGGTATGGGAGTAGAGATAGTGCTCGATGAAGAGAAGGCGGGGAGGATAAAGCGCATCAGACCTACAAAGGACGAGTACTTCATGCTGATAGCAAAGCTCGTCTCGCTTAGAGCAACCTGTCCGCGTTTGAGGGTTGGAGCCGTTGCGGTTAAAGACGGCTACATTTTGGCAACCGGTTACAACGGGGCGCCGAGGGGGATGGAGCACTGCATCGACGTCGGCTGTCTCATAGTTGACGGTCACTGTCACAGGGCCGTTCACGCGGAGCAGAACGTCATCGCGATGGCGGCAAGAAAGGGCATAAGTCTGGAAGGAGCGACGCTGTACGTTACCCACTTTCCCTGTGACACCTGCTTCAAGCTCGTCGTCAACGCGGGCATAAAGGAGATAGTCTACGAGGAGATGTACCCAAACGAAGCAACGGAGATACTCCTAAGAGAGGCCCAAAAGAAGGGGATAGTGAAGATAAGGCAGTTCAAACTGCCAAAGAAGCGCGTCAGGCTCTTTCTCGAGGAGCTTTTTGATGGGTTCACAGAGTGATCACTCCGTTTTTTTCTCATTCATGGAGCGCTCGATTTCAATAAGCCTCCTGTTCATCTCCTCGAGCTCAATGGCCATTTTTCTGGTTAGCTCGGTTATCTCACGCTCGGTCCTGTCAACAGCAATGTAAACCTTGAACACAATGATGTAGGCAAGCCCGATGGAGATCACGAACAGGGCATCGAGGCCCCTGCCAAGTCCAAGGAGGTTCTTTATCTCAATGGCAATCTCAACCGGGAAGATGGAAACTACCAGCAGGCCGACCAAGATAGCTTCCCAGAAGAGGAAGTCACCCCACTCGAACTCTCCTTTATTGTACTTGCCCAACACGTAGACCGCCAGCAAAACAACGACCGATATAGCCAGGTATTGAACCGCGTACATACCCATCACCTCAGCTTATCAAACAGCAGGTTGAGAGCTATTTTAACCCCCTCAAGAACGTTGGTTCCCTTTTTCATCGAATATTCGGTATAAACGGCTTTTATCGGCACCTCAGTTATCCTACATCCGTTCTTTGCCGCTTCAATAATTATCTCACTAGAAACCGCGTAGCGATCGCAGGTTATCCTTATCTTCGATGCACAGTCCTTGTTGAAGCATCTGAGCCCGCTCTGGCTGTCACTGACGTATTTTCTCGCGAAAACCGCCGTTATACTATCTAGGACGAAGTTCCCAAACTTCTTGATGAACGGCATCTGGCTCGTGTCGCCCTTCAAGCGGGAACCTACCGCAAAGTCTGCTTTGCCTTCCGCCACAGGCTTCATGACGCGGAGGGCATCGCTTACCAAGTGCTGACCGTCGGCGTCAAATGTGAGTACCAACCTCGCGTTCCTT
Protein-coding regions in this window:
- a CDS encoding cytidine/deoxycytidylate deaminase family protein, coding for MGVEIVLDEEKAGRIKRIRPTKDEYFMLIAKLVSLRATCPRLRVGAVAVKDGYILATGYNGAPRGMEHCIDVGCLIVDGHCHRAVHAEQNVIAMAARKGISLEGATLYVTHFPCDTCFKLVVNAGIKEIVYEEMYPNEATEILLREAQKKGIVKIRQFKLPKKRVRLFLEELFDGFTE
- a CDS encoding M48 family metalloprotease produces the protein MEMLFLIFLEVLLAAITLTQLGIKVSLVAFGAVLVLYAWASTYDIKGRYLPLQRVEIPWLYDGIAEMTRKANIPMPRIYLLDDYIPTAYSFKNAVVLSLGLFEVLDQEEILAVAAHEIGHIKNGDTRTFPLLAYGRYLMLVFTIVLMVLARNTTLSVSALALVGLYEIAWARFHKEREFLADEAALRLLKTPMSLKHALEELKYYEDLRTGMRSNAVPSIEPTIERRQKQRPLIIETHPSYDERVLRIIIEINGNRMIKNHIQ
- a CDS encoding DUF2304 family protein; translation: MYAVQYLAISVVVLLAVYVLGKYNKGEFEWGDFLFWEAILVGLLVVSIFPVEIAIEIKNLLGLGRGLDALFVISIGLAYIIVFKVYIAVDRTEREITELTRKMAIELEEMNRRLIEIERSMNEKKTE